Sequence from the Dehalococcoidia bacterium genome:
CATCTACAAGGGGAGCAGGAGCATGGTGCGCATCGTGGGGTTAGTGGGGGCACCGCCCCCGCAGGGTTAGCCCGCGCCTTTCTGCTGGCGGGCCAGGCGGCGCGCCCGCAAGCTGTGGCGTGGCTCCCAGGTGAGGAAGGCCCCCATCCCCCCCACACCCAGCAGGCGCTCCCGTGCGGGCCCCTTCACCCACTCAATCCCGACGCCTTGGGCGATGGCCTGCTCAGCGGCGGCGTCGGCCAAGTCGGGGATGGGTGCCAGGTTCCCGCCACACAGGGGGCACGGCCCCCGCATGGAGGGGGTCAAGAGTGCGCACCCCGTGCACCGCGCCCCCGAGGGATGCCACCCGTGCGCCACCACCAGCAGGTGCACCTGACGTGCGTGCAGGGCAAAAAGCGTCCGTTCGGGCGAGAGCACCGCCGCCCCCCGTTTGGCGGCGGCGGTGATGAGTTCCTCCACCAGGTCGGCCTCGCGGCGGCGCTCCACCTCCTCCTCAATGGTGCGGGATGCCTCCAGCACCTCTTGGGGAGTGGTCTGGTTGGGGTGAAGGGAGAGGGTGCCCACCACCCGCTGGCGCAGGGCGGGAGAGAGAGCCTCCTCCAAAGCGGTGCGGGCCTCCACCGGCCCCCCTAGAATTAGGCGGTCAAAACGCCGTTGGCGGAGCATCTCCTCCAAGCTTTGGACAACGGCGCGGACATGCTCCTTGACGGACTCCTCGTGGTGGCGTTGGAAACGGGGGGCCGACCATCCCCCCTGGGCGTGCTTCTGGGGGACGGGGGTAAGCACCAGGGCCTCCTCCTCCACCTGCCCCAGGTGCACCAGGAACAGGCGTGCCCTCTGCTTCTCCACCAGCACCACCCCATACCGCTCATACTCATCCAGCAGGTTCAGCAGAGGCGTGGTGTAGGCCGTCTCCTGGAAGCGCACCAGGTCGGGCACGGGGACAGGCAGGTGCCAGGTGCGCCAGAGGTCCAGAGGCTCGGCGGTGAACAGCACCAGCCCCCGCCCCTGGGGGGTCCACTGGGCGAACCACTCGTCCAGGCGCTCCCACTCTTTCAGCAGGGCCTTGCGATAGGTGGGGGTGGGGGCGCTCGCCTCCAGGGCTTTGATGGCGTTGGAGACTTTCGTCCGGGGTGCGGGCCACACGGTGTGGGTGGGGTCCACGGTCAAGTACACCGAGAGCACCCACACCCCAGGACGGTGCAGATGCTCCAGTGCGCGTACCTCTTCCACGGAGATCATAGGCATACTCCTGTGCACACAACCGGCGTTACTTCTCTTCCGATGGGGTGGTGGGCCGTCCTTCGGGTTCGGGGGTTACCAGGGGTTTGGGGAAGCGTCCGAGGGGGCTGGGGGCAGGGGAAACCTGGGCCTTGCTCTCGTAGGCGCGTTGGCACTGAATATCGCGCAAGGCCGTGGGCATGGCGCGCAAACGGGCGAGGGGAATAGGCTCCCCGCAGTCCACACAGTAGCCGTAGGTGCCGGCGTCCATGCGTTCCAGAGCCTCCTGCACCTGCACCAGGGCCG
This genomic interval carries:
- a CDS encoding Vms1/Ankzf1 family peptidyl-tRNA hydrolase, translating into MISVEEVRALEHLHRPGVWVLSVYLTVDPTHTVWPAPRTKVSNAIKALEASAPTPTYRKALLKEWERLDEWFAQWTPQGRGLVLFTAEPLDLWRTWHLPVPVPDLVRFQETAYTTPLLNLLDEYERYGVVLVEKQRARLFLVHLGQVEEEALVLTPVPQKHAQGGWSAPRFQRHHEESVKEHVRAVVQSLEEMLRQRRFDRLILGGPVEARTALEEALSPALRQRVVGTLSLHPNQTTPQEVLEASRTIEEEVERRREADLVEELITAAAKRGAAVLSPERTLFALHARQVHLLVVAHGWHPSGARCTGCALLTPSMRGPCPLCGGNLAPIPDLADAAAEQAIAQGVGIEWVKGPARERLLGVGGMGAFLTWEPRHSLRARRLARQQKGAG
- a CDS encoding TraR/DksA C4-type zinc finger protein, with product MPRKRILAPKTLMALRTALEQEQARLRTTLERVQRDLQAMAEAHGEENGYGTHLADVSSETHQQEVLLAERQSLETALVQVQEALERMDAGTYGYCVDCGEPIPLARLRAMPTALRDIQCQRAYESKAQVSPAPSPLGRFPKPLVTPEPEGRPTTPSEEK